Below is a window of Ciceribacter thiooxidans DNA.
TGCATTCACTTTGCCGGCGAGCGCCCCTTCTGCATCGAGGAACGCCTCATCAACCTCGCCGTTGTGCCCGAAGCGGTAGGCTCGGATTTTGCCGGAATGCCGCCCGGACGCTGGCTGCTGCGGCAGGTGCCGTGGACCACCGCCGAACATAGGATCAGCGCCGTTTCTGCCGAGGCCGAAACGGCTCGCATGCTGCGGATCGCGAAGGGCGCGGCCTGTCTCGTGATCGAGCGACGCACATGGAGCGGACAGGGGCCGGTGACATGGGTGCGCTTCACCTATCCCGGCGAGAGCCACGCGCTCGTCGCCCGTTTCACACCGGCGTCGAACCAGACGGAACGGTCGTGAGGTAGCGGACGATGTGAAGGGTCGCGGATGTCGGTGAAAAGTCGCCGTGTCGATCAGGTCCGATTGACTCGTGCCTTTCCCGCCGCCAGGAACGGTGCGAAAGCTTGGCGGATCTTTTCAAGAAATGCGTCGCTGAAGCGACCGATCGGTTTCTGGGCGGGATCCAGGTAGTATGACCGTTGCAGGACGTCATAATTGCACTCGCTGACAGTGATCCAGCCGCGCTCGTAGCCTGTTAACTTCGCCCGGCGTAGCTCCAGTCCCGGTATCTCGATAGCTGCCTGCCCGTCGAACGGTGGCTTCGAGGAAATCGGCAGCAGCAGGATATGGGTGAGTCCCTGATGGTCCGTGACAGTCAGGATCAGGCAGACGGGGCGATCCTTTTCACCATGTTCGCGACCTGGATTTTCCTCGATCTGCCAACGCCAGAGATAAGGGTAGGAGACGATGTCGCCACGTCGAAATCGCTCACTCATCCGCGGAGGCCTGATAGTCGGCGGAATCGCTTTCTAACTGCTGCAGGAACATTGCCGCGAGTTGCTCAGGCATTTCTCCCGCCTTGTAGACACGACGGGGATCCGCATGGCCCTTCAGCATTTCAAATAGTTCGACGGGAACAACGACCACCGACGGACGGCCGTGCTTCGTCAGCGTGATGGGAGTCTTCCGGGCTTCGTCATGATAGTGGCCGAAGTGGCGAACGAATTCTGCGGTGGTGACGGTGTGCATGGCGCGACCTTTTCTGTATTTCCTGAATAATACAGAAAAGGTCGGATTGCACAAGCTGGCCCCGCGCCAACGAATTACATTCGGCTGGGCCGTTCGGCGACCTTGAACGTCGGAGGACGGTGGTCCGTGTCACGCAATTCGCAGCGGCCGCCCATCGGGTATCAACCTGTCCCGCAGTTGCTCGACGGTCATCGGCTTTCCGCAGAGATGCCCCTGGAGCAGCTGGCAGCCCGCTTCCCGGGCGGTCTGTGCCTGTTCTTCGGTCTCGATCCCCTCTGCCGTCACCGGAATGTCGAGTGAGGAGGCGAGGTGGATGGTCGCCTTCAGCACCTCGTTGTTGTCCGAGCTCATCAGGGAGCGGTCGATCTTCACCTTGTCGAATCCGAATTGCCGGAGCGTGCCGACGCTTGCGTGTCCCGTCCCGAAGTCATCCATGGCAAAGCGAACGCCGACGGCGCGCAGCGCGTCGATCGAGCGCCGGGCGCGATCGGGCTTGGAGATCAGGACACCTTCGGTGACTTCGAGAATGAGTCGGTTGGCGTCGAAGTCTTCTTCGACAAGCATCGTCTTCACTTCGCCTGCGAAATTCGGATTGCAGAGCTGGATCGGAGAGACGTTGACGGAAAGCTCGAGAGACTGCCAGGAGGAAACGGCGCGGATCGAGCCGAGCAGCATCTTTCGGGTCAATGCCTCGATGAGGCCGGACTTCTCCGCGAGCGGAATGAACACTTCCGGGCTGACCGTGCCGGTCGGCGGCGCCCAACGCGCAAGCGCCTCGACTCCGGTGATTTCTCCGCCCGATGCCGCAACGAGCGGCTGGAAGACGATCTGAATCTCGTCGTCCTCGATCGCAGTCTTCAGGCGCCTCTCGGCGAAGGCCCGATCCTCCCGCTCCCTGTCCAGTTGCTCGTCGAAGGCGACGACCTGTCCACGGCCATCCTCCTTGGCGCGGTAGAGCGCCATGTCGGCCCGACGAATAATCTCGAGTTCGGGCAGGTGCGCGGCCTTGACCGCAAAGCCGACACTTGCCCCGACCTCTACGGTGCGTCCGTCGATGTCGAAAGGTTCGGCGAGCGCGCGGACGATGCGGGCGCCGAATTCGGCAGCGCCCGAGGCGCCGTGCTGGATCACGGCGAACTCGTCGCCGCCGAGGCGCGCGGCAGCGAGAACGTCGGGATGAATGGTCGCCAGTTTCCTTGCGACAAGGCGGATGAGCTCGTCGCCGACCGCGTGTCCCCAGGTGTCGTTGACCGCCTTGAAGCCATCGAGGTCGACGAGGTGGATCACGGATGTACGTTCCGGCGCCTCGCCGATCGCCCGGACGAGGCCGACCCTGTTCAGAAGACCCGTGAGGTAATCGTGGCTTGCGTCATGAGCGGCCTTCGCGGCGACGGCACGCTCCTTACGAAGCTCTAAAGCAGAGAAGACGACGACCACCACCAGAAAGAGGATGAACAGGCCAACCAGCATGGCCAATCGCGGCTTCACTTGGTCGTAGACGGCGGTGCCGGGGCGCAGTTCGGGCCAGTTCAGGTATCCGACGGGCTGTCCCTGCGTTCCGTGGAGGGCCCGGGTGAGCTGCCCCGGTTGCGGCACATCGCTGAGCACCAGTCCTTCGATCTGGAAGTCTTCGGAGATCGTCGTGACGTAGTCCGGGGTCAGTTCCTTGAAGAAGGTGAGAGACTTGTAGGCTTCGTTTTCCGGCTGATCCCCAAAGGGCTGGACGGCCATGGTGGCGAGCATCATCACATGGCCGGAAAACGGATAGAAATTCACGAGGGGGTCGGGGCTGCGATTACCGGACGCCGCGATTGCCCGCCGGACGAAGTCGGGGCCGAACGCCGAGATCGCGTCGAACTCCTCGCCTTTCAGGTAGGCCTTGACCTGAGCGCCTTTCGCGTCGAGGACGATCGCGCCGTCATAGAGCGGGTAGTCCTCGCTCGTCGAACCCCAGTTGTCGTAGATCCAGGCATCCGCGTCCTGCGAGGATACCGCCGCATAGGCGTCGTCCCAGACGGCGTTGTCCCTGACGGTTGCGCCCAGCTTCTTCTTGATCGATGAGACTGCCGCCTGCATGGCGTTCACGGACCGGTTGGCATCGATGCTGTTTGCCGCGTCACGCATCGCCGTGACGACGTTGCCCGACAGGAACGCCACCGTGAAGGCGATGGCAAGCACAAAGGTCGTTGCCAGGATCACACCACGGTTCTGTCTTATCGCGCGCTTCGTCTTCACCGGAATCATGTCGGAGGTCTTGCTGGTTACATCGTCATGTCCGGGTGGACCGCAGGAAACATCATGTTCGCCGAGCGCTGCATCCTTCCGAATAGCAGAAATTCCTTTCCAAATTGGTACGATCTACCGGGCGCAATCGCCCCACGCACATTTCCGGTACGGCGGATGCGTTTCTCATCGCCGCCGCTTCAGCCGGTCGCGCTCTTCTCCGCGCAGATCGCATAGCGGTGCTGGGTCGCCCGTTCGAGCCCCTTGAGGAAACCGAAGTTCTTCTTCTGGGTGCGGTGGATCGCACGCATGTCGGTGTCGACGGTGATCCTGTCGAAGCCGGCCTGGCGGAGGAGGGCGACGACAGCCTCCGCGCGCGCACCGCCGGAGAAATAGACCCGGGAGAGAATGCTCTGATGGGTTTCGGCAAGGACCTCGGCCGACGGCCCGTTTTGTGCGTTCCCGGCGGAGGTCAGCCAGCGAGAGACCCTCCTTGCGAGACGGGCGACAAGGCCCGGATTGACGAAGTCGCCGTCGACGATCAGCAATCGGCCGCCGGGCCTCAGCAACCGGTGCCATTCGCGGAAGGCGGCGAGGGGATCAACGAGCGTCCACACGAGATGGCGGTTGGTGATCACGTCATAGGAGTCATCGAGCTCCATGGTGTTCTCGGCGTCGCCCATCAGGAAGCGGATCGTCCGTCCGCGGGCGCTGGCCTTCGCGCGTGCTCGCTCCAGCATCGGCTCGGCCCAGTCCATGCCCGTGACGCGGAAGTCGAGATCGTCGAGGAGATGCGAAACGACTGCGGTGCCACAGGCGAGATCGAGCGCTTCGCGACCGTCGCCCTCGCCGAGATGGCGCCGCAACAGCGCGTGCCATGCCGTTCTTTCGGCCTCGGAAAATATCTCGTGGCCGGGCTGGCTGTCGAACGTCGCGGCCCGCACTGACCAATAGGCTTTGATCTCATCGCGAAGATCATGATTCGAAAATGTCGTGACCGTCTGCATTCCGGGCTTTCCTGAAAAGTGGAGTGAAGCTGGAAGCTTTCTAAAAGATAATTCTTGACTCGAAAAGTCATAAAATAATAAATCGCCGCAGCACACATCGCAGGAGAGATAAATTGTTCGGATTCAATAGGGTGGCCTCCGCCGCCGCGTTTTCGCTCGCTCTTTTTTCTGGCGCCGCCTCCGCCGAAACGGTCACCGTCACGGATATCACCGGCCGTGAGGTTCAGGTGAATGTACCGGTCGAGCGGGTCATTCTGGGCGAAGGCCGCCAGATCTATTTCACCGCCGCGCTCGACACCGATGCGCCCTTCAAGCGCGTCGTCGGCTGGCGCGACGACTTCAAGAAGGCGGACCTCGACGGTTACAACATCTATCTCGAAAAATTCCCGGAGATGGCGAAGATCCCGACCTTCGGGGGCATGAAGGATGGCACCTTCGACATCGAACAGGCGGTGGCGCTCAAGCCCGACGTCATCATCATGAACACCGAGGCGAAGTCCGCGACCGAGGAGTCCGGCTATATCGAGAAGCTCGCCAAGGTCGGCATCCCGCTCGTCTACATCGACTTCCGCGAGAAGCCGATGCAGCACACCGACCAATCGATGCGTATCATCGGCAAGCTTTTCGGCAAGGAGGCCCGCGCCGAGGAATTCGTGACGTTCCACGACGAGCAGCTCGCCCGCGTGACCGACGTACTCGCCAGGGCGGGAGGGATCGACAAGCCCGTGGTCTTCATGGAGCGCGCCGGCGGCTACAGCGACGATTGCTGCATGTCCTTCGGAGACGAGAACTTCGGCAAGATGGTCGAAATCGCCGGTGGCGTGAACATGGCGAAGGACATCATTCCCGGCACCTTCGGCACGGTCAATCCCGAGCAGATCATCGCCTCCAATCCGGATCAGGTCATCGTCACTGGCTCCAACTGGGAGCTTTACGTGCCGGGCGGCAAATGGGTGGGCGTCGGCCCCGGCGCGGATGCGGCGACCGCCATGCAGAAGCTTGCGGTCCTGATGCAGCGCCCCGCCTTCACCGGCGTCAAGGCCGTCGAGGAAGGCAATGTCCACGCGATCTGGCACCAGTTCTACAACAGCCCCTACCAGTTCGTCGCGGTACAGCAGATCGCCAAGTGGCTCCATCCGGACCTCTTCAAGGATCTCGACCCGGATGCGACGTTCAAGGAACTGCACGAGCGCTTCCTGCCGGTCGCCTACCACACCGGATACTTCGCCTCCTTGAAGGCCGGCCTCTGACGACACCGGGCCGGCGACGATCGCCGGCCCTCCATTCCACGAGGTCAGGAATGCGCATTTCCACGATTTTCAGCGTGCTCACACCCTCGCCGGGCATTTCTTTGCACAAGAGAGACATTTGATGGTCGCCGTTACCGACATACGCGTTCCTCGGGCGGGGGAGCCGGAGAAGACCCGGCGGCAGTATCGGGCACTCGCCGGCCGGCGGTTCGCGATCCTGGTCCTGCTTTTCCTCGCCCTGCTGCTGTCGGTCGCCGCCGACATGGCACTCGGTCCTGCCCGCTATACCCTCAGCCAGGTCGTTTCCGCGGTTTTCTCTCCCTCCGACGTCGCAAATCAGCTGCGCGTCGTCATCTGGGACATCCGCATGCCGGTCGCCCTGATGGCAGTCACCGTAGGGGCCTGCCTCTCGGTCGCCGGCGCTCAGATGCAGACCATTCTCGCCAATCCGCTCGCGAGCCCTTTCACCCTCGGCATTTCGGCGGCGGCCGGCTTCGGCGCCGCGATGGCGCTCGTCGCCGGTGTGGCGATCTTTCCGGCGGCGATCGAGTACATGATTCCGATCAACGCCTTTCTGATGGCGATGCTCGCCTCGCTCTTCATCTACGGGGTCTCGACGCTCCGCGGCGTGACGGTTGAAACGATCGTACTGCTCGGCATTGCGCTCGTCTTCACCTTCAACGCGCTTCTGTCGCTGCTCGAATATCTCGCCTCCGAACAGGCGCTCGCCGCCGTCGTCTTCTGGACCATGGGCTCGCTCACCAAGGCGACCTGGCCCAAGGTCGCGGTCACAGCGGCCGTGCTCGTCTTCGTCATCCCGCTCTTTGCCCGCAACGCCTGGGCGCTCACGGCGCTGCGCCTCGGCGACGACAAGGCGGCCTCCTTCGGCGTCAATGTCCGGCGGCTCAGGCTCGAGACGATGATGCTCGTCAGCCTGCTTGCGGCGATCCCGGTCTCCTTCGTCGGCACGATCGGCTTCATCGGGCTCGTCGGACCGCATATCGCCCGGATGGTCGTCGGCGAGGACCAGCGCTTCTTCCTGCCGGGCTCGGCGATCTGCGGGGCGCTGCTGCTCTCCGTCACCTCGGTCGTCTCGAAGGTGCTGATCCCGGCGCCATTTTGCCGATCGGGGTGATCACGGCGCTGGTCGGGGTTCCCTTCTTCTTCTCCCTCATCTTCACCAACCGGAGGCGGGCATGGTAGCCATCAGACTGGAAGGGCTCGGCGCCCGCTACGGCCGCGCGCAGGTCTTCGAAGGCATCAGCACCGATCGCTTGCCGGGCGGCGAACTCACGGCTGTCGTCGGGCCGAATGCCGCCGGCAAGTCGACGCTCTTCAAGCGCGTCGCGAACCTGCTTTCGGGTCCCGGAACCGTGCATGTCGAAGATGTCCGCCCCGAGCGGCGGGCCGTCTGTTACATGCCGCAGGATACCGGCGCCAATGCCGTGCTGACCGTCTACGAATCCGTCCTGCTTGCGGCCAAGCAAGGAGGCGGCTGGCGGGTCGCCGAGCACGACCTTCGTGCCATCGACCGTTTGCTCGTGGAACTGCGGATTGCCGATCTCGCCTTCCGGAATCTCGGCGCACTCTCGGGCGGCCAGCGGCAGCTGGTCGCTATCGCCCAGGCGCTGGTGCGCCGGCCGGAAGTGCTGCTGATGGACGAACCGACCTCGGCACTCGACCTCTTTCGCCAGATCGAGGTGCTCGATTTTATGCGCAGGACGGCGGCGAGCGAAGGCATGGCGGTGCTGATCGCCCTCCACGACCTCAACCATGCGCTGCGCTACTGCACGCGCACCATGGTGATCGCCGACGGGAGACTGGTCGCGAGCGGCCCGACGGACGAGGTCATCACGCCCGCCATGCTGCGCGACGTCTACAAGGTCGCCGCCCGCGTCGAATGCTGCAGCGAAGGCCGCCCGATGATCGTCGTCGACGGAACGGCGTGAGCGGCGGAGCGAGAGGGAGCATTTCGCGTCGCGATGAACTGACTGCCGGACGGTGATCCGGACCGTTCGCGGCCATCAGGGTACGCGCATCGCCTGCCGGGAATCGCCGAGGCCCTCTCGACGTCGGCGGCTCAGCCAGGCACTCCAGAAGAGGCTTGTGAAGAAGCGTCGAGGATGCTCGAAACCGACGTCGGTGAGCAGCCTTGCCACCGCCTCCTCGGAGGGTGGCGGATCGGCGCCTCTCAGGATCGTGTTCATCTTGATGCGGACATCATCCGGTTCGGCTCCATGCATCCGCCACCGGTTGGCCCAGGCCTCCATGAACAGCGGGTTGTCACGATAGGACCCGCAATTGCCCGCCAGGATCAGTGGAGCACCCTCGCGCACGCGCTTCGCGAGCTCATCCAGCAGATGCCGCTTCGCGGCATCGCCCGGAAGGTGGTGCAGGACGCCGATCATCACGGCGGCGTCGAAACCGGTCTCTGGCGTAACACCTGTGAGGTCGCCGTGCCGCAGTTCCACCCGCTCCGACAATCCGTTCTCGGCGATTGCAGCACGGGCGAAGCCCAGCATCGAGTCTGAAGGATCGACGCCAAGAAAGGTCCAGCCAGCTTCGAGGCGCGCCGCCGCGACAATCTCGCCGGCGGTGCCGCCGGCGCCGACCACGAGGATCCTTGCCGTTCCTATCGGACCGAGCGCGGCCGAAAGCATGCAGGCCGAGAGCTGGTG
It encodes the following:
- a CDS encoding bifunctional diguanylate cyclase/phosphodiesterase; the encoded protein is MIPVKTKRAIRQNRGVILATTFVLAIAFTVAFLSGNVVTAMRDAANSIDANRSVNAMQAAVSSIKKKLGATVRDNAVWDDAYAAVSSQDADAWIYDNWGSTSEDYPLYDGAIVLDAKGAQVKAYLKGEEFDAISAFGPDFVRRAIAASGNRSPDPLVNFYPFSGHVMMLATMAVQPFGDQPENEAYKSLTFFKELTPDYVTTISEDFQIEGLVLSDVPQPGQLTRALHGTQGQPVGYLNWPELRPGTAVYDQVKPRLAMLVGLFILFLVVVVVFSALELRKERAVAAKAAHDASHDYLTGLLNRVGLVRAIGEAPERTSVIHLVDLDGFKAVNDTWGHAVGDELIRLVARKLATIHPDVLAAARLGGDEFAVIQHGASGAAEFGARIVRALAEPFDIDGRTVEVGASVGFAVKAAHLPELEIIRRADMALYRAKEDGRGQVVAFDEQLDREREDRAFAERRLKTAIEDDEIQIVFQPLVAASGGEITGVEALARWAPPTGTVSPEVFIPLAEKSGLIEALTRKMLLGSIRAVSSWQSLELSVNVSPIQLCNPNFAGEVKTMLVEEDFDANRLILEVTEGVLISKPDRARRSIDALRAVGVRFAMDDFGTGHASVGTLRQFGFDKVKIDRSLMSSDNNEVLKATIHLASSLDIPVTAEGIETEEQAQTAREAGCQLLQGHLCGKPMTVEQLRDRLIPDGRPLRIA
- a CDS encoding SAM-dependent methyltransferase: MSEHAADKFDDVRASEYARQSRIALAGYEACHQLSACMLSAALGPIGTARILVVGAGGTAGEIVAAARLEAGWTFLGVDPSDSMLGFARAAIAENGLSERVELRHGDLTGVTPETGFDAAVMIGVLHHLPGDAAKRHLLDELAKRVREGAPLILAGNCGSYRDNPLFMEAWANRWRMHGAEPDDVRIKMNTILRGADPPPSEEAVARLLTDVGFEHPRRFFTSLFWSAWLSRRRREGLGDSRQAMRVP
- a CDS encoding type II toxin-antitoxin system prevent-host-death family antitoxin: MHTVTTAEFVRHFGHYHDEARKTPITLTKHGRPSVVVVPVELFEMLKGHADPRRVYKAGEMPEQLAAMFLQQLESDSADYQASADE
- a CDS encoding class I SAM-dependent methyltransferase: MQTVTTFSNHDLRDEIKAYWSVRAATFDSQPGHEIFSEAERTAWHALLRRHLGEGDGREALDLACGTAVVSHLLDDLDFRVTGMDWAEPMLERARAKASARGRTIRFLMGDAENTMELDDSYDVITNRHLVWTLVDPLAAFREWHRLLRPGGRLLIVDGDFVNPGLVARLARRVSRWLTSAGNAQNGPSAEVLAETHQSILSRVYFSGGARAEAVVALLRQAGFDRITVDTDMRAIHRTQKKNFGFLKGLERATQHRYAICAEKSATG
- a CDS encoding ABC transporter substrate-binding protein; amino-acid sequence: MFGFNRVASAAAFSLALFSGAASAETVTVTDITGREVQVNVPVERVILGEGRQIYFTAALDTDAPFKRVVGWRDDFKKADLDGYNIYLEKFPEMAKIPTFGGMKDGTFDIEQAVALKPDVIIMNTEAKSATEESGYIEKLAKVGIPLVYIDFREKPMQHTDQSMRIIGKLFGKEARAEEFVTFHDEQLARVTDVLARAGGIDKPVVFMERAGGYSDDCCMSFGDENFGKMVEIAGGVNMAKDIIPGTFGTVNPEQIIASNPDQVIVTGSNWELYVPGGKWVGVGPGADAATAMQKLAVLMQRPAFTGVKAVEEGNVHAIWHQFYNSPYQFVAVQQIAKWLHPDLFKDLDPDATFKELHERFLPVAYHTGYFASLKAGL
- a CDS encoding ABC transporter ATP-binding protein; translation: MVAIRLEGLGARYGRAQVFEGISTDRLPGGELTAVVGPNAAGKSTLFKRVANLLSGPGTVHVEDVRPERRAVCYMPQDTGANAVLTVYESVLLAAKQGGGWRVAEHDLRAIDRLLVELRIADLAFRNLGALSGGQRQLVAIAQALVRRPEVLLMDEPTSALDLFRQIEVLDFMRRTAASEGMAVLIALHDLNHALRYCTRTMVIADGRLVASGPTDEVITPAMLRDVYKVAARVECCSEGRPMIVVDGTA